One Equus quagga isolate Etosha38 chromosome 5, UCLA_HA_Equagga_1.0, whole genome shotgun sequence genomic window carries:
- the ID3 gene encoding DNA-binding protein inhibitor ID-3: MKALSPVRGCYEAVCCLSERSLAIARGRGKGPAAEEPLSLLDDMNHCYSRLRELVPGVPRGTQLSQVEILQRVIDYILDLQVVLAEPAPGPPDSPHLPIQTAELAPELVISNDKRSFCH, translated from the exons ATGAAGGCGCTGAGCCCGGTGCGCGGCTGCTACGAGGCGGTGTGCTGTCTGTCGGAACGCAGCCTCGCCATCGCGCGGGGCCGCGGGAAGGGCCCGGCAGCAGAGGAACCGCTGAGCCTGCTGGACGACATGAACCACTGCTACTCACGTCTGAGGGAACTGGTACCCGGAGTCCCGCGAGGCACTCAGCTTAGCCAGGTGGAAATCCTGCAGCGCGTCATCGACTACATCCTCGACCTGCAGGTGGTCCTGGCGGAGCCCGCTCCTGGACCCCCAGACAGTCCGCATCTTCCTATCCAG acAGCCGAGCTCGCCCCGGAACTTGTGATCTCCAACGACAAGAGGAGTTTCTGCCACTGA